A single Pseudomonadota bacterium DNA region contains:
- the accB gene encoding acetyl-CoA carboxylase biotin carboxyl carrier protein, translating to MAQKNSFDAEIVRQLAQLLDETDLNEIEYEANDCRVRVVRHARTTEVVVPDAPVASPALVQPEATVTEFAPKAVALAPTDADHPGAIKSPMVGNAYMAPEPEAEPFVREGDTVEAGQTLLIIEAMKVMNPIKAPTGGKVIKILVKDGDPVEFDEVLLIVG from the coding sequence ATGGCGCAAAAAAACTCCTTTGACGCAGAAATTGTCCGGCAGCTAGCTCAGTTGTTGGACGAAACCGATCTCAACGAAATTGAATATGAGGCTAATGATTGTCGCGTGCGGGTTGTACGTCACGCACGTACCACCGAAGTTGTCGTACCAGATGCACCTGTAGCCTCTCCCGCGCTTGTGCAGCCAGAGGCGACTGTTACAGAATTTGCTCCCAAGGCAGTTGCCCTAGCACCAACAGATGCGGATCATCCAGGGGCTATCAAATCGCCAATGGTTGGCAATGCTTATATGGCTCCCGAACCTGAGGCCGAACCATTTGTGCGTGAAGGCGATACAGTTGAAGCAGGCCAGACCTTGTTGATTATTGAAGCCATGAAAGTTATGAATCCTATCAAAGCGCCAACGGGTGGCAAGGTTATAAAAATTTTGGTCAAGGACGGCGATCCGGTCGAATTTGACGAAGTGTTATTAATTGTTGGATAA
- the secA gene encoding preprotein translocase subunit SecA, which translates to MVSTIFQRFFGNANDRYLKKAYPLVNKINALEPEVQKLSDEELKDRTPWLRKRLQDGESLDDILVDAFATVREASVRTLKMRHFDVQLIGGIVLHRGMITEMKTGEGKTLVATLAVYLNALSGKGVHVVTVNDYLAKRDSQWMGEIYRFLGLSVDCILNELDDDQRQKAYAADITYGTNNEFGFDYLRDNMKFSAEDMVQRAFNYAIVDEVDCILIDEARTPLIISGPAEDSSGLYIAINKLIPQLKASDYEKDEKARSVTYTEGGMQKIEELLKETGLMKGDSLYDIQNVMLVHHANQALKAHTIFQRDVDYIVKDNKVMIIDEFTGRMMEGRRYSDGLHQALEAKEGVEIERENQTLASITFQNYFRLYPKLSGMTGTAKTEAAEFADIYGLDVIEVPTHRPMVRKDHDDEVYRTAAEKYGAIIKLIEECRKRQQPVLVGTVSIEKSEVISELLKKHKIPHNVLNARYHEQEAYIIAQAGAPGAITIATNMAGRGTDIKLGGNLEMQLEQEIKDVKDENKRKEIEEKLATEITAHESEVLKAGGLFVIATERHESRRIDNQLRGRSGRQGDNGASKFFLSLEDDLMRIFGSERLDNMLKKLGLEEGEAITHPWVTKALERAQQKIEARNYDIRKHLLKYDNVMNDQRKVIYELRRDLMTAEDAKDIVDDMRQDVIDDLVARFIPAGSYPEQWETHSLHEECMRLFGLKLPVVEWTQEEGIADEEIKQRITTAVTDLANEKEKKYGPELLRMAEKSLLLRILDHVWKDHLHSLDHLRQGINLRAYAQRDPLNEYKSEAFNMFEAMLGNLRETVTSALGHLDMDVSVDEDRMRQMTDVEQPTEDMQFVHPEMGGFEPQLGLGEYLAPEAVPSSAVSYVKPEDRDPKDPSTWGELRRNELCPCGSEKRYKHCHGR; encoded by the coding sequence ATGGTAAGTACAATATTTCAACGCTTTTTTGGTAACGCCAACGACCGCTATCTAAAGAAAGCATACCCGCTTGTCAATAAGATTAATGCTCTCGAGCCTGAGGTGCAAAAGCTTTCCGATGAAGAACTCAAGGATCGAACTCCTTGGCTTCGTAAGCGTTTACAGGATGGGGAAAGCTTGGATGACATTTTGGTTGATGCTTTTGCCACTGTACGTGAAGCATCGGTGCGCACCCTGAAGATGCGCCACTTTGATGTACAGTTGATTGGTGGAATCGTTTTGCACCGCGGCATGATTACTGAGATGAAGACCGGTGAGGGAAAAACCCTCGTGGCAACACTGGCAGTTTACCTAAATGCGCTTTCTGGCAAAGGGGTGCATGTTGTAACCGTCAATGACTACTTGGCCAAACGTGACTCGCAGTGGATGGGGGAAATTTATCGTTTTCTTGGTCTTTCGGTAGACTGCATTTTGAATGAGCTGGATGATGACCAAAGGCAAAAAGCGTATGCAGCCGATATTACCTATGGAACCAACAACGAGTTTGGTTTTGATTATCTACGCGACAATATGAAGTTTAGCGCTGAAGACATGGTGCAGCGCGCTTTTAATTACGCCATTGTCGATGAGGTTGATTGCATTTTGATCGATGAAGCCCGCACACCGTTGATTATCTCAGGACCCGCGGAAGACTCGTCAGGACTTTATATCGCTATTAATAAGCTTATACCTCAGCTGAAAGCCTCTGATTATGAAAAAGATGAAAAGGCTCGTTCGGTAACCTATACCGAAGGCGGGATGCAAAAGATTGAAGAACTCTTGAAAGAAACAGGTTTGATGAAGGGCGATTCCCTATACGACATCCAAAATGTCATGCTGGTGCACCACGCCAACCAAGCTCTTAAGGCCCACACTATTTTTCAAAGAGATGTCGACTATATTGTTAAAGACAACAAAGTGATGATCATTGATGAATTTACCGGACGTATGATGGAAGGACGCCGCTATTCAGACGGTTTGCACCAGGCATTGGAAGCTAAAGAAGGTGTAGAAATTGAAAGGGAAAACCAAACCCTGGCTTCAATTACCTTCCAGAACTACTTTCGTTTATATCCAAAACTTTCCGGTATGACCGGAACGGCCAAGACAGAGGCTGCAGAATTTGCTGACATCTATGGCCTGGATGTGATTGAAGTTCCCACACATCGGCCAATGGTGCGTAAAGATCATGACGATGAAGTCTACCGAACTGCGGCCGAAAAATATGGCGCAATTATCAAATTGATTGAAGAATGTCGCAAGCGCCAACAGCCAGTCTTAGTAGGAACGGTGAGCATCGAAAAATCCGAAGTCATCTCGGAACTTTTGAAAAAACATAAAATTCCTCACAATGTTTTGAATGCTCGCTATCATGAACAAGAGGCCTATATTATTGCCCAAGCAGGTGCCCCTGGGGCGATTACGATTGCCACCAACATGGCGGGACGTGGAACCGATATCAAGCTGGGAGGTAACCTTGAAATGCAGCTTGAACAAGAAATTAAAGACGTTAAGGATGAAAATAAACGCAAGGAAATTGAAGAAAAACTTGCAACAGAAATTACTGCACATGAATCCGAAGTTTTAAAGGCTGGCGGTCTGTTTGTTATTGCTACCGAACGTCACGAATCCAGGCGTATTGATAACCAATTACGTGGTCGTTCTGGACGGCAAGGAGATAATGGTGCATCAAAATTTTTCCTCTCGCTTGAAGATGATTTGATGCGGATTTTTGGTTCTGAACGTTTGGATAATATGCTCAAAAAACTAGGATTAGAAGAAGGCGAAGCCATTACGCATCCATGGGTAACAAAAGCCTTAGAGCGCGCTCAACAAAAAATTGAAGCGCGCAACTACGATATTCGCAAACACTTGTTGAAATATGACAATGTAATGAATGATCAACGCAAAGTTATTTACGAGTTGCGCCGTGATCTGATGACTGCTGAAGATGCAAAAGATATTGTTGATGATATGCGCCAAGATGTGATCGACGATTTGGTGGCACGTTTTATTCCGGCAGGATCTTATCCTGAACAATGGGAAACCCATTCTTTGCACGAAGAGTGTATGCGATTGTTTGGGCTAAAGCTTCCTGTGGTTGAATGGACCCAAGAAGAAGGGATTGCTGATGAAGAAATCAAACAGCGTATCACTACAGCTGTGACAGATCTGGCAAATGAAAAGGAAAAAAAATACGGACCTGAACTGCTGCGGATGGCGGAAAAAAGTTTGTTGTTACGCATTCTCGACCACGTGTGGAAAGATCACTTGCACTCTCTAGATCACCTGCGCCAGGGCATTAACCTAAGGGCCTACGCGCAAAGAGATCCGTTAAATGAGTACAAAAGTGAAGCCTTTAACATGTTTGAAGCTATGCTTGGCAATTTGCGTGAAACAGTAACAAGTGCCTTGGGCCATCTGGATATGGATGTTTCTGTCGATGAGGACAGGATGCGACAGATGACAGATGTAGAACAACCAACAGAAGATATGCAGTTTGTGCATCCTGAAATGGGTGGCTTTGAGCCTCAGCTTGGCCTCGGTGAATATCTTGCGCCTGAGGCAGTGCCCTCTAGCGCGGTTTCCTATGTGAAACCAGAAGATCGAGACCCCAAAGACCCTTCGACCTGGGGTGAATTACGCCGCAATGAGCTGTGCCCTTGCGGATCTGAAAAACGCTACAAACACTGTCACGGACGATAA
- a CDS encoding arginase: protein MTNKKIALIGAASGWGAKIRTNEGGPTAMRAFRLAEKLAQHNLQVAWDEIIFAKERGSLNTSMDPTFTLPHILDHAERLAQRIIYNMEAGSFPVVIGGDQSTAVGIWSGVITALKRPQNFGLLWLDAHMDAHTHETTESNAVHGMPLACLLGYGASELVNLAQKGPKLNPEHLVLVGVRSYERGEADLLKRLGVRIFFMDEVKQKGIDVVLQEAHATITQKTDIFGISVDLDAFDPVDAPGVGSPEKDGLRVQETLPALAKLADDPGFAGLEISEYNPHLDQNFQTAQIVLDLCLSLL, encoded by the coding sequence ATGACAAACAAGAAAATAGCTTTAATTGGTGCGGCTTCAGGATGGGGCGCAAAAATTCGGACCAATGAAGGTGGGCCGACAGCAATGCGTGCCTTTCGCTTGGCTGAAAAACTGGCACAACATAATTTACAGGTAGCTTGGGATGAAATTATCTTTGCCAAAGAGCGAGGTTCGTTAAATACTTCTATGGATCCAACCTTCACCTTACCGCATATCCTAGATCACGCAGAGCGATTAGCCCAGCGCATCATCTATAATATGGAGGCGGGAAGCTTTCCTGTGGTGATTGGTGGAGATCAATCCACAGCTGTGGGCATTTGGAGTGGGGTGATTACTGCCTTAAAACGACCACAGAATTTCGGATTGCTCTGGTTGGATGCGCATATGGATGCGCACACCCATGAAACAACTGAATCAAATGCTGTTCATGGAATGCCACTGGCATGTTTGTTGGGGTATGGTGCATCTGAGCTGGTGAACTTGGCTCAAAAAGGCCCCAAGCTCAATCCTGAGCACTTAGTACTTGTGGGGGTGAGAAGCTATGAACGAGGTGAGGCAGATCTTTTAAAACGCTTAGGCGTGCGCATCTTTTTTATGGATGAAGTCAAACAAAAAGGGATTGATGTGGTTTTACAAGAGGCCCATGCAACAATCACACAAAAAACGGATATATTTGGGATCAGCGTCGATTTGGATGCATTTGATCCCGTTGATGCTCCTGGTGTGGGTAGTCCCGAAAAAGACGGATTGAGAGTGCAGGAAACCCTGCCGGCTCTGGCAAAACTTGCCGATGATCCAGGTTTTGCTGGACTTGAAATCTCAGAGTACAACCCGCATTTGGATCAAAATTTCCAAACGGCCCAGATTGTTCTGGACCTATGTCTAAGTTTATTGTAG
- a CDS encoding AsmA family protein, with the protein MRRLFYISSGFILAVLVALFFVPRVVDLNQYKGQIESEVEKALAREAKIAGKISLSLLPFPSVNVNDIRLANDARSSRPDMLKVKKVSASISWLPLLMGQISVRYLRLVQPEVVFEKYADGANWDFLMRLGEKSKTEGVPEAPQEDADGTGFDVHVSHIYIKEGSVKYYDGKSETAVEALNLKVATDDVLGPYAITGGLKLNDKLVSLDLQVGELAPEAAVDVAATLSYAKHQLAAQGSFDQKATQFKGKLDATVQTQEIAPDLATRFGSSVKFIGEIQIDPKRVDLSGRVAANKNEAAGQITLEFTGLQKYFIGLKQLPGKTNLAVKGSLANMNPLSGHADIKSTQFGKFLEWAKVDVSELPKTVLQSFLFKASFKVAEAEILLSGLTLKVGNAQATGDLARKGALITVNVETPRIGPWLTIAKMQPTQELGRVHINGTVTGDTKLMKINTTVRAQQGTFKATGQLKDLRGTAGYNLALDMDCPSINRLVQGFGMNDLPIVLGRVKLKAHIDGNPSQVKVANLKGSIAPKGLTTNVAGRGTYRFGAKRPQLDFDLQLGRVNINSLMAEASGPGASQVAQAHNPQLLLVSAKSSTAPATGSSFKGWSREPIDFSGLNALDATGKVQIASLVYDPYVFDNVGMDLTLTNGNLTIPNFKCGIYGGNFTGKITVQAAKSAPSFSFNSQLRGASLKQLIGKGSQWDIQGGTTNADFNLTTAGRNEFELVSHLNGALNFDVSDATLIGTDYGALARSLTQLTNPAGLIGILQGAERGGKTTKANLKGRFNIVNGVGRAQGVQFTSPPANGTAQGEVNLPKYSMEITAEMQLAELKNLPVSVRLHGPLDAPKKSFNTDQLTGHLFKSVGGQLINRLIGGTVAGPAGAVTGVPRILPIPIPGLGREEESQQKSPPEAKEEQPSKSVPEKVLKGVLRGLFK; encoded by the coding sequence ATGCGCAGATTGTTCTATATATCATCTGGATTTATATTAGCTGTTCTAGTGGCATTGTTTTTTGTGCCAAGAGTTGTGGACCTCAATCAATATAAGGGACAGATTGAATCAGAGGTTGAAAAAGCTCTTGCAAGAGAAGCAAAAATAGCAGGCAAGATATCACTTTCACTGCTTCCCTTTCCATCTGTGAATGTTAATGACATTCGGCTTGCCAATGATGCGCGAAGTTCCAGACCTGACATGTTGAAAGTCAAGAAGGTTTCAGCGTCGATTTCGTGGCTTCCTTTACTGATGGGGCAAATCTCTGTGCGATACCTGCGTCTTGTGCAGCCCGAAGTTGTCTTCGAAAAGTATGCAGATGGAGCTAACTGGGATTTTCTAATGCGGTTAGGTGAAAAATCCAAAACCGAGGGCGTGCCTGAAGCACCTCAAGAAGATGCCGATGGGACTGGCTTTGATGTTCATGTGAGTCACATCTATATCAAAGAGGGGAGCGTCAAATATTATGATGGAAAATCTGAGACCGCAGTTGAGGCCCTCAACTTGAAAGTTGCAACTGATGATGTACTCGGGCCTTATGCAATCACAGGTGGATTAAAGCTTAATGATAAGCTTGTCTCTCTTGACCTACAGGTCGGTGAACTTGCACCAGAGGCTGCGGTCGATGTGGCAGCAACCCTGAGCTATGCAAAGCACCAGCTGGCAGCTCAGGGTTCTTTTGATCAAAAAGCGACCCAGTTTAAGGGCAAGCTAGACGCAACGGTTCAGACTCAGGAAATAGCGCCAGACCTGGCCACAAGATTTGGTTCGTCGGTTAAATTTATAGGTGAAATTCAGATCGATCCAAAACGAGTGGATTTGTCGGGTAGGGTGGCAGCCAATAAAAACGAAGCAGCTGGCCAAATTACCCTTGAGTTTACCGGATTACAGAAGTACTTTATCGGGCTCAAGCAGCTCCCAGGTAAAACTAATCTTGCTGTTAAGGGCAGTCTGGCAAACATGAACCCTTTGTCGGGGCATGCCGATATAAAATCCACGCAATTTGGTAAATTCCTTGAGTGGGCTAAGGTCGATGTAAGTGAGCTGCCCAAGACCGTTTTGCAAAGCTTTCTCTTCAAAGCATCCTTTAAAGTTGCCGAGGCAGAGATTCTCCTTTCTGGTTTGACGTTGAAGGTTGGCAACGCACAGGCGACGGGTGACCTCGCCAGGAAGGGGGCATTGATCACAGTGAATGTTGAGACCCCAAGAATTGGCCCTTGGCTGACCATTGCCAAAATGCAACCTACACAAGAGCTTGGTCGTGTACACATCAATGGGACTGTTACCGGTGATACAAAGCTGATGAAGATCAATACAACTGTTAGGGCTCAGCAAGGAACATTCAAAGCCACCGGTCAACTCAAAGATCTAAGGGGAACAGCAGGTTACAACCTTGCCCTTGATATGGATTGCCCCAGTATAAATAGGTTAGTGCAAGGATTTGGCATGAATGACTTGCCGATTGTTTTGGGCCGCGTCAAATTGAAAGCTCATATTGATGGCAATCCAAGCCAAGTGAAAGTTGCAAACCTTAAGGGCTCAATTGCTCCTAAAGGGTTGACTACAAATGTGGCAGGACGAGGTACGTATCGTTTTGGAGCAAAGCGACCGCAGTTAGATTTTGATCTACAGCTTGGTCGTGTGAACATCAACTCCTTAATGGCAGAAGCTTCAGGACCAGGGGCGTCTCAAGTAGCTCAAGCCCATAATCCGCAGTTGCTGTTGGTTTCAGCAAAATCATCCACTGCCCCTGCAACGGGATCATCGTTTAAGGGTTGGTCACGCGAGCCGATAGATTTTTCAGGACTCAATGCCCTGGATGCAACTGGTAAAGTGCAAATTGCATCATTGGTTTATGACCCTTATGTTTTTGACAATGTAGGTATGGACTTGACTCTTACAAATGGTAATCTGACTATTCCCAATTTTAAGTGTGGTATTTATGGGGGAAATTTCACCGGAAAAATAACTGTGCAGGCTGCAAAATCAGCTCCTTCGTTTTCGTTTAACTCCCAACTGCGTGGAGCAAGTTTAAAGCAGCTCATCGGCAAAGGAAGTCAATGGGATATCCAGGGTGGTACGACAAATGCAGACTTTAATTTGACCACTGCGGGCCGCAATGAATTTGAGTTGGTTTCGCATTTGAACGGGGCATTAAATTTTGATGTGAGTGATGCCACACTTATTGGCACCGACTATGGAGCCCTGGCAAGAAGTTTAACTCAGTTGACGAACCCTGCAGGCCTTATTGGAATTTTGCAGGGCGCTGAACGTGGTGGTAAAACTACCAAAGCCAACTTGAAAGGACGGTTTAATATTGTCAATGGTGTTGGTCGGGCCCAAGGTGTGCAATTCACATCACCTCCGGCTAATGGAACTGCTCAAGGTGAGGTAAATTTGCCAAAATACTCTATGGAGATCACTGCGGAAATGCAACTTGCAGAATTGAAAAATCTTCCAGTGAGTGTGCGATTGCATGGGCCCCTTGATGCTCCGAAAAAATCCTTCAATACAGATCAGTTAACGGGACATTTGTTTAAAAGTGTTGGAGGTCAACTCATCAACCGACTTATCGGTGGTACGGTAGCAGGACCAGCTGGCGCTGTGACCGGAGTTCCCAGGATTCTCCCTATTCCAATCCCAGGTCTTGGCAGAGAAGAGGAAAGCCAACAAAAGTCTCCTCCTGAGGCCAAAGAAGAACAACCAAGCAAATCGGTCCCAGAGAAAGTTTTAAAAGGGGTGTTGCGAGGTTTGTTTAAATAA
- the tyrS gene encoding tyrosine--tRNA ligase has product MSTFKSDFLNHAFARGFVHQGTDLEALDSLMAQQSVVAYIGFDASADSLHVGSLVQIMRLRWLQKTGHKPIVLMGGGTTRIGDPSDKDSMRRLLSTDAIKQNIAKFRPIFERFLTFGKGATDAILLDNSEWLDPLNYLDFLQDYGRHFSINRMLTFEGVKRRLDREQSLSFLEFNYMILQAYDFLELYRKYGCRLQLGGSDQWGNIINGVELVRRIEGCEVFGLTAPLITTADGGKMGKTAQGAVWLTKDKLPTFEFWQFWRNTQDADVGKFLRLFTELPIAEIEKLERLEGAEINEAKKILADEVTRLVHGQEAVDAARATAESLFETHSSTNLEALPVIEIKQSDFDQNPSFIELLHKSGLAGSKGDARRLIRGQGARLNDQVVQDEAYVITPNDFADGKTCKLSAGKKRHALLKLV; this is encoded by the coding sequence ATGAGTACATTCAAGTCAGATTTTCTAAACCATGCTTTTGCCCGAGGCTTCGTTCATCAAGGGACGGACTTGGAGGCGTTAGACAGTTTAATGGCGCAGCAGTCAGTGGTTGCCTACATTGGATTTGATGCTTCGGCCGACAGCTTACATGTGGGCAGTTTGGTGCAAATTATGCGACTGCGATGGTTGCAAAAGACCGGACACAAACCTATTGTGCTGATGGGGGGTGGCACAACGAGAATTGGCGATCCATCTGATAAAGATTCGATGCGGCGCTTGCTATCTACAGATGCGATTAAGCAGAATATTGCAAAGTTTCGTCCCATTTTTGAGCGATTTCTTACATTTGGTAAAGGCGCTACAGACGCAATTTTGCTTGATAACAGTGAATGGTTGGATCCGCTCAATTATCTAGATTTTTTGCAGGATTATGGACGGCATTTTTCCATAAACCGCATGCTTACGTTCGAAGGTGTCAAGCGCCGTCTGGATCGCGAACAATCCCTGAGCTTTCTTGAATTCAACTATATGATTTTGCAAGCTTACGATTTTTTAGAATTGTACCGCAAATACGGTTGTAGGTTGCAACTTGGTGGGTCAGACCAGTGGGGTAATATTATTAACGGCGTTGAGTTGGTCCGCCGAATTGAAGGGTGTGAAGTTTTTGGGTTAACGGCTCCATTGATCACCACAGCTGATGGCGGAAAAATGGGAAAAACAGCTCAAGGAGCAGTGTGGCTTACAAAAGATAAACTTCCAACTTTTGAATTTTGGCAGTTTTGGCGTAATACACAAGACGCAGATGTAGGGAAATTTTTGCGCCTATTTACAGAGCTCCCTATAGCTGAAATCGAAAAACTTGAGCGTCTCGAAGGTGCAGAAATTAATGAAGCAAAAAAAATATTAGCAGATGAAGTCACACGCCTGGTGCACGGACAAGAGGCTGTTGATGCCGCGCGGGCAACAGCTGAGAGCTTGTTTGAAACGCATTCCAGCACCAATCTTGAAGCTTTGCCAGTTATTGAGATCAAGCAATCAGATTTTGACCAAAACCCTTCATTTATTGAGTTGCTGCACAAAAGCGGTCTTGCTGGCAGTAAAGGGGATGCACGCCGGCTGATCAGAGGGCAAGGCGCACGCTTAAATGATCAGGTAGTTCAAGATGAAGCATACGTTATCACACCCAATGATTTTGCAGATGGTAAAACGTGCAAGCTCTCGGCTGGAAAAAAGCGTCATGCTCTTTTGAAACTTGTTTGA